One genomic region from Pseudoduganella dura encodes:
- a CDS encoding acylphosphatase codes for MATRLIIEGTVQGVGFRQALKAEANALGLAGWVCNRRDGTVEACLRGAQDDVEALVAWSRHGPPGARVTGVTRFDADDTEIGGSGFHIAGTR; via the coding sequence ATGGCAACCCGGCTGATCATCGAAGGAACCGTCCAGGGCGTCGGCTTTCGCCAGGCGCTGAAGGCCGAGGCGAATGCCCTGGGGCTCGCCGGCTGGGTGTGCAACCGGCGCGATGGCACGGTGGAGGCATGCTTGCGGGGCGCGCAGGACGATGTGGAAGCCCTGGTGGCGTGGTCGCGGCACGGCCCGCCCGGCGCGCGCGTCACCGGCGTCACGCGCTTTGACGCGGACGATACGGAAATCGGCGGCAGCGGATTCCATATCGCCGGCACCCGCTAG
- a CDS encoding VPLPA-CTERM sorting domain-containing protein codes for MNTRFVQLAAAALLAAAGTTASADVVLVGDRGAFNALGSIAYNSNFDDFGAGFHVPGDPFTRGDVTYASDLNITVGAGTDYSIGTLRTLISNNYFSGLTGTIAAGYNLFGFDGAVTEGPVDITIATNQATYTFNGVTLADGALGLTFEGFQATGAGEYFTAFRIDTLGDGYLPGMTDVAVGVSAVPEPASGLLLVGGLGVLGLARRRSIKRTGSPRP; via the coding sequence ATGAATACCAGATTCGTTCAACTGGCCGCGGCCGCGCTGCTGGCCGCCGCCGGCACCACGGCGTCTGCCGATGTCGTCCTGGTCGGCGACCGGGGCGCGTTCAATGCGCTCGGCTCGATCGCGTACAACAGCAATTTCGACGATTTCGGCGCAGGCTTCCACGTGCCGGGCGATCCGTTCACCCGCGGCGACGTCACCTACGCTTCCGACCTGAACATCACCGTGGGCGCGGGCACCGATTATTCGATCGGCACGCTGCGCACGCTGATCTCGAACAATTATTTTTCGGGACTGACCGGCACGATCGCGGCGGGATACAACCTGTTCGGCTTCGACGGGGCGGTGACCGAAGGGCCGGTCGACATCACGATCGCCACCAACCAGGCCACCTACACGTTCAACGGCGTGACGCTGGCCGACGGTGCGCTCGGCCTGACGTTCGAAGGCTTCCAGGCCACTGGTGCCGGCGAATACTTCACGGCGTTCCGGATCGACACGCTGGGCGACGGCTACCTGCCGGGCATGACCGATGTCGCGGTGGGCGTCAGCGCGGTGCCCGAACCGGCATCCGGCCTGCTGCTGGTGGGCGGGCTGGGCGTGCTGGGACTGGCGCGGCGGCGTTCCATCAAACGGACCGGCAGCCCGCGGCCGTGA
- a CDS encoding family 43 glycosylhydrolase, which produces MFKKIIAGLMLACGAASSGAIELAGLQNAHDPGTITKDGDTYFNFTTGTGIWYSTSTDLKTWQGGPAPVFATNPAWVEKKIPNFKANGSSYWAPDVIQMNGAYYIYYSVSQWGTTNSAIGVARSLSLKNPVWTDLGVVVQSYNKGNTEINAIDPALFRDHDGRVYMSFGSFFGGLGVGEIDQATGKLASYVTKIAGGTNARRDIEAPYITRNGDYYYLFANRGACCQGSNSTYYVEVQRATSVDGPYSEPRTILANIDGRHKGPGHVGVLKQNGCNFVSTHYYDTADNGNAKLQIMKMTYATRGTDIDWPVLTRDFDSFTDDCDGVSDGRYAILNQNSGKALTVADTAMLRATQPGAMVQQKTFGALKNQYWYVIGHGNGDYSVINENSLLGMDDWEVSMSPGAKVAQWSYWGGDGQKWQFADAASGNYTIKNKLNGLVAEVSGGSTANNAAVLQYPLHGGASQQWSLVRQ; this is translated from the coding sequence ATGTTCAAGAAAATCATCGCAGGTTTAATGCTGGCGTGCGGCGCCGCCTCGAGCGGGGCCATCGAGCTCGCCGGGCTGCAGAATGCGCACGATCCCGGCACGATCACGAAGGATGGCGATACGTACTTCAACTTCACCACCGGTACCGGCATCTGGTATTCCACGTCGACCGACCTGAAGACGTGGCAGGGCGGACCGGCCCCGGTGTTCGCGACCAATCCGGCCTGGGTGGAAAAGAAGATCCCCAACTTCAAGGCCAACGGTTCGTCGTACTGGGCGCCGGACGTGATCCAGATGAACGGCGCCTACTACATCTATTACTCGGTGTCCCAGTGGGGTACCACCAACTCGGCGATCGGCGTGGCGCGCAGCCTGTCGCTGAAGAACCCGGTCTGGACCGACCTGGGCGTGGTGGTGCAGTCCTATAACAAGGGCAACACCGAAATCAACGCGATCGATCCGGCCCTGTTCCGCGACCACGACGGCCGCGTCTACATGAGTTTCGGTTCGTTCTTCGGCGGCCTCGGCGTGGGCGAGATCGACCAGGCCACGGGCAAGCTGGCCAGCTACGTGACCAAGATCGCCGGCGGCACCAATGCACGGCGCGATATCGAGGCACCCTACATCACCCGCAACGGAGATTACTACTACCTGTTCGCGAACCGTGGCGCGTGCTGCCAGGGCAGCAACAGCACGTACTACGTCGAGGTGCAGCGCGCCACCAGCGTGGACGGCCCTTACTCGGAACCGCGCACCATCCTGGCGAACATCGACGGCCGGCACAAGGGCCCCGGCCACGTGGGCGTGCTGAAGCAGAACGGCTGCAACTTCGTGTCGACTCACTACTACGACACGGCCGACAACGGCAATGCGAAGCTGCAGATCATGAAGATGACCTATGCGACACGCGGCACCGACATCGACTGGCCGGTGCTCACGCGCGATTTCGACAGCTTCACGGACGACTGCGACGGCGTCAGCGATGGGCGTTACGCGATCCTCAACCAGAACAGCGGCAAGGCGCTGACGGTGGCCGATACGGCGATGCTGCGCGCGACCCAGCCGGGCGCGATGGTGCAGCAGAAGACGTTCGGCGCGCTGAAGAACCAGTACTGGTACGTCATCGGCCACGGCAACGGCGACTACAGCGTGATCAACGAGAACAGCCTGCTGGGCATGGACGACTGGGAAGTGTCGATGTCGCCGGGCGCGAAAGTGGCGCAGTGGTCCTACTGGGGCGGCGACGGCCAGAAGTGGCAGTTCGCCGATGCCGCTTCCGGCAACTACACGATCAAGAACAAGCTCAACGGCCTGGTGGCCGAAGTGAGCGGCGGCAGCACGGCGAACAACGCCGCCGTTCTGCAATACCCGCTGCACGGCGGCGCCAGCCAGCAGTGGTCGCTGGTACGGCAGTAA
- a CDS encoding NADP-dependent isocitrate dehydrogenase, which produces MSNDPTIIYTLTDEAPLLATHAFLPVVRTFTKPAGIRVDEADISVAARILANFPEYLTEEQRVPDVLSELGKKTLEPDANIIKLPNISASVSQLQAAIKELQGKGYKLPDYPSDPKTDEEKSIKARYGKCIGSAVNPVLREGNSDRRAPRAVKEYARKNPHSMAEWSQASRTHVSHMTHGDFYHGEKSMTLDRAREVKMELITKSGQTIVLKPKVALQEGEIIDSMFMSRKALLDFYASQIEDAKNTGVMFSLHVKATMMKVSHPIVFGHCVRMFYKEAFEKHGALFDSLGINVNNGMADLYNKIATLPASQREEVERDLHACQENRPPLAMVDSAKGITNFHSPNDVIVDASMPAMIRAGGKMYGADGRLKEVKAVIPESTFARIYQEIINFCKWHGAFDPRTMGTVPNVGLMAQQAEEYGSHDKTFEVPEAGTANITDLATGEVLLSQEVEQGDIWRMCQVKDAPIRDWVKLAVTRARNSGMPAVFWLDPYRPHENELIKKVNTYLKDHDTEGLHIEIMSQVRAMRYTLERVIRGLDTISVTGNILRDYLTDLFPIMELGTSAKMLSIVPLMAGGGMYETGAGGSAPKHVQQLTEENHLRWDSLGEFLALAVSLEDLGIKTGSAKAKLLAKTLDAATGKLLDNRKSPSPKTGELDNRGSQFYLSLYWAQELAAQTEDAELAAYFAPLARSLGENEQKIVAELLEVQGKPADIGGYYKADEAKVKAIMRPSATFNGALEALGA; this is translated from the coding sequence ATGAGCAATGATCCGACCATTATCTACACGTTGACCGACGAGGCGCCGCTGCTGGCGACCCACGCATTCCTGCCGGTCGTCAGGACTTTCACCAAGCCCGCCGGCATCCGCGTCGACGAGGCCGACATTTCGGTGGCCGCGCGTATCCTCGCGAACTTCCCGGAATACCTGACCGAAGAGCAGCGCGTGCCCGACGTGCTGAGCGAACTGGGCAAGAAAACGCTGGAGCCGGACGCGAACATCATCAAGCTGCCGAACATCAGCGCTTCCGTCTCGCAGCTGCAGGCCGCCATCAAGGAACTGCAGGGCAAGGGCTACAAGCTGCCCGACTACCCGTCCGATCCGAAGACCGACGAGGAAAAATCGATCAAGGCCCGCTACGGCAAGTGCATCGGCTCCGCCGTGAACCCGGTGCTGCGCGAAGGTAACTCCGACCGCCGCGCGCCGCGCGCCGTGAAGGAATACGCCCGCAAGAACCCGCACTCGATGGCCGAATGGTCGCAGGCATCGCGCACCCACGTGTCGCACATGACGCACGGCGACTTCTACCACGGCGAAAAGTCGATGACGCTGGACCGCGCCCGCGAAGTGAAGATGGAACTGATCACCAAATCCGGCCAGACCATCGTGCTGAAACCGAAGGTCGCGCTGCAGGAAGGCGAGATCATCGATTCGATGTTCATGAGCCGCAAGGCGCTGCTGGACTTCTACGCGTCGCAGATCGAAGACGCGAAGAATACCGGCGTGATGTTCTCGCTGCACGTGAAAGCGACGATGATGAAGGTGTCGCACCCGATCGTGTTCGGCCACTGCGTGCGCATGTTCTACAAGGAAGCGTTCGAGAAGCACGGCGCGCTGTTCGACAGCCTGGGCATCAACGTCAACAACGGCATGGCCGACCTGTACAACAAGATCGCCACGCTGCCGGCCTCGCAGCGCGAAGAAGTCGAGCGCGACCTGCACGCCTGCCAGGAAAACCGTCCGCCGCTGGCGATGGTCGATTCCGCCAAGGGCATCACCAACTTCCACTCGCCGAACGACGTGATCGTCGATGCGTCGATGCCGGCCATGATCCGCGCCGGCGGCAAGATGTACGGCGCCGATGGCCGCCTGAAGGAAGTGAAGGCCGTGATCCCGGAAAGCACGTTCGCCCGGATCTACCAGGAAATCATCAACTTCTGCAAATGGCATGGCGCCTTCGATCCGCGCACGATGGGCACGGTGCCCAACGTGGGCCTGATGGCCCAGCAGGCCGAGGAATACGGTTCGCACGACAAGACGTTCGAAGTGCCGGAAGCCGGCACTGCCAACATCACCGACCTGGCCACCGGCGAAGTGCTGCTGTCGCAGGAAGTCGAGCAGGGCGACATCTGGCGCATGTGCCAGGTCAAGGATGCGCCGATCCGCGACTGGGTCAAGCTGGCCGTCACCCGCGCGCGCAATTCCGGCATGCCGGCCGTGTTCTGGCTCGACCCGTACCGCCCGCACGAGAATGAACTGATCAAGAAGGTCAACACGTACCTGAAGGATCACGACACGGAAGGCCTGCACATCGAGATCATGTCGCAGGTGCGCGCGATGCGCTACACGCTGGAACGCGTGATCCGCGGCCTGGACACCATCTCCGTCACCGGCAACATCCTGCGCGACTACCTGACCGACCTGTTCCCGATCATGGAACTGGGCACGTCGGCGAAGATGCTGTCGATCGTGCCGCTGATGGCAGGCGGTGGCATGTACGAAACGGGCGCCGGCGGTTCGGCACCGAAGCACGTGCAGCAGCTGACCGAGGAAAACCACCTGCGCTGGGATTCGCTGGGCGAGTTCCTGGCCCTGGCGGTGAGCCTGGAAGACCTGGGTATCAAGACCGGCAGCGCCAAGGCGAAACTGCTGGCCAAGACGCTCGACGCGGCCACCGGCAAGCTGCTGGACAACCGCAAGTCGCCGTCGCCGAAGACCGGTGAGCTGGACAACCGCGGTTCGCAGTTCTACCTGTCGCTGTACTGGGCCCAGGAACTGGCCGCGCAGACCGAGGACGCCGAACTGGCGGCCTACTTCGCGCCGCTGGCCAGGTCGCTGGGCGAGAACGAGCAGAAGATCGTCGCCGAGCTGCTGGAAGTCCAGGGCAAGCCGGCCGATATCGGCGGCTACTACAAGGCCGACGAAGCCAAGGTGAAGGCCATCATGCGCCCGAGCGCCACGTTCAACGGCGCGCTGGAAGCACTGGGCGCCTGA